DNA from Oxyura jamaicensis isolate SHBP4307 breed ruddy duck chromosome 4, BPBGC_Ojam_1.0, whole genome shotgun sequence:
CACATCCACGGGGCCGCtcgccagccccagccccgggcaccTGCCCCGATGTTCCCTGGCTGgcatttaggctggaaaaaaagaatgaaaaggggggggggaaataaaggCTGGTTTGTGCCAGCACCCCGCTGCGCTGCGCACAGCCTTCCCCACGGATCCGATGAAATTCAGGGAGCATCACCGTGGGAAGAGCCGGGGCTGACAGTGGGACCCCCCCCTCGGTCCTGCCGTGCCCACGCCTGCCCCATCCAAGGCAAACAGGCGGGGGGGTCCCAGCGCCCCCACAGCGCTGCCTTTGTTCCCTGTTTGCTCTTGGCCGGGGTGGGCGCAGGGGGGGCCGTGCCGGGACAATTCCCCATTGTCCTCGGTGCCACCGCGCGCCCTTGCtctgtggggaggggagggcaccGCTGGCCGGGCCCCCAAGGCTCCCTTGTCCTCGAGGGAAGGGAGAGGTGCTGCGGGGTCTGTGGGGGGAGCGTGGGTTTGGGAATGcttccagcagtgctgggcGGGGGGGGCAGGGACCCGAGTGACTTTTTGGCATTCAAGGCACAACCAGGGTATGGGGGGGGTACAAACCTGCCCTGAGCCTGCCCGCTCTCTGCACCCCCAAACCCGtgccacagccccacagctgaGACCCTAGCGCGGGGGCTGTTTGAGCCGCACGCCAGCCCTTGCCCCCGCTCCCTGCCCACACGCAGGTGCACGTGTCCTCCTGCCAACGAGCCGTCCCGGAGGGCTTACAGCCCTTACACAAGCGCTGACACTGGGGAACCAGCACGGCTCCTCTCCGTAAACACGCAGCCGTGCAGCCGGGCTGCCGCAGCCCGCGCTCGGTGTGTCCCAGCGGGGGCACGCCGCTCCCCTCCGTCTGTGATGGCAGAAGCACAGCCCCGGCATTTCGGGCTCTGCGGGCAGCAGGGAGCCCGGTAGCAGCTTGTTCACCGCTCCCGCTGGCATCGCGCTGCATCGCCTCCTACCGCCGGGCTGTCTCGCATCGGCTCCCCGTGCACCCTGATCCCTGTGTCCCCGGTGCCCCGTGCCGCTGTCACAGCTCGTCCCCAGGCAAGCTGGGGTGCCATCCTGCCCAGGTGCCTGGAGAGCTCCCCGGTGCTGGATTTGCCTCTCCAGCACCACAACATTTCTGCGTTTCCCCTTTATCACCCCCAAACCTGCTGTCCTCCTCCCGCCTGCTCCTGGGCTGGGGCTCCGGGGGCGCCGAGCTCTGCGCGCCCCGaccgccccgctccccccggcagGTCTGTTGGAGTGCTGCGCCAGATGCCTCATCGGGGCGCCCTTTGCCTCGCTGGTTGCCACCGGCCTGTGCTTCTTCGGGGTAGCGCTGTTTTGTGGCTGCGGGCACGAAGCCCTGACGGGCACCGAGCAGCTCATCGAGACCTACTTCTCCAAAAACTACCAGGACTATGAGTACCTCATCGATGTGTAAGTACCCTGCCTGAATCGCGGGGCTCCTCGCGTCTCCGTCGCGCTCCGTGCCGCGAGGAGGTGGCCGGGGCTCCGCCGCCACCCGGTCGCTGCTGTCACCCTCCGGGGTTGTGGTCGGTGCCACTGCTGGAGAGCCCGGGCTGTGTTTGCCCCGGGGCAGCCTCACACCAGTGCCGTGGCTGCCTGGCAGAGCCCGGCGATcacttgtttccttttcactcCTGTTCTTATCTGACCTCGCTAGGTGCCACGGCACGTGCAGGACGGCCGCACCGGGTAGGTATGGAGGGCACGGGGGGGCTGGCggtgctctgcagcccccctcggcatggctctgccccagctcacCCCTTGGGGACAGTGGCTTTGCCCCCGGGGCTGCACGGGGCGCGTGGCCACGGCGCGCGGGGAGGGTAAGTCGCGGTGGGCAGGCTGCCCCGCCTGGGCTCGGgcaccccagccctgcctgagcaTCCCCGCCCGCTCCTCTCCCCGGCAGCATCCACGCTTTTCAGTATGTCATCTACGGCACGgcctccttcttcttcctctacggagccctgctgctggccgaAGGCTTCTACACCACCGGTGCCGTGCGGCAAATCTTCGGGGACTACAAGACCACCATCTGCGGCAAGGGCCTCAGCGCAACGGTAACCGGGGGCCCGAAAGGGAGGGGAGCGCGAGGCCCCCAGCGAGCTCACTCTTTGCAGCGGGTGTGTCAGTGTTTGGGAAAGTGGCTAGGACATCCTGACAAGGTGATCTTAACCGGGGTTCGGCACCCCTTCGCGCGCCCACAGCGGGTTCGCCGCGCTCGGCACGGCCGAAGGGCAGGAGACGGCGGCCGCCCGGGTTTCGGGGCATCCCCAAGGGAAGCACAGCCCGACTGCCCTCCCTCAGGCTGGGAGCGTCCCCCAGGGACCAAAGCAGCTGAAACAGCTGTGGCTTTTGCCGGCAAACAAACTTCTTGGTGTTTAAGCATGGGCTGAGAGAGCCGAGAGCATCCCTGCAAGGGTGGCGCGTGCTGGCAGCCCGAGGCTCTCCAGCCCCCGTGcccggtgtccccagggccGTCCTGTCCGCAGCGCCCGGGGACCTGTGACAAAGTGCTGGCAAATGGCAAGGGGAGCCTGTGGCCTCGGGGAGCGGAGGGGGACGGCTGCGGTTCCCTTCGGGGACGGTCGGGGTGGCACCGCGGAGGGAGGGCAGGAGTGCCGCGTTGCCGAGCCCAGGGGTGTGCAGCTGCGCTCCCGCAGAGGCCGAGCCCCGCTGGCACGTGGCTGTGGGATTCCCTCGGCACGGGAAGCGGCAGCTGTCCCGCTGCCACCGGTCACCCCCACGTGCGTGTGACCGTCCCTGAGAGCCAGCCGGGTGCCCGGCTCGGGCTGGTGCTCTGCTGGGTGCACGGGGATGCGCCGGGCTCGGCGGGCGGTGCAGAGCCAGGCACTGGCAGCATCCCGGTCCTTCGCCTGCCCCGCGCCCCCTCCTGCCTGGGGACCCTCGCgctcccctgtccccatcccaggcCGCATGGTAACCACGGCCGTGCCCTTGGCTTGTCCTGCCCCTTGCAGTTTGTGGGCATTACCTACGTCCTGACCATCGTCTGGCTCCTGGTCTTCGCCTGCTCCGCGGTGCCGGTCTACATCTACTTTAACACCTGGACCACCTGCCAGTCCATCGCCAACCCCAGCAAGACCTCTGCCAGCATTGGCACCCTGTGTGCGGACGCCAGGATGTACGGTGAGTGCTGGCTTTGCTGCTCAGGGGCTGCAGTGACACCGTTCCCGCTGGCACTGCGAGGGAACGGGGCTGCCCAGAGGGACGCAGAGCGGAGAGGGGATGGCGAGGGTCCGGGGGCTCTGTGCCCCGTCTCACCCCACTCCCCGCGGCTCCCCAGGCGTCCTGCCCTGGAACGCTTTCCCTGGGAAGGTGTGCGGCTCCAACCTGCTCTCCATCTGCAAGACCAGCGAGGTGAGCACCTTCCCACCGCCCTCCCAAGCCCCCGCGGGGCTGAGCAGACCCCGCAGGTGGCACGGGGGTGGTGGCAGCCTCTAGGCTCGCCTCCCCGGCTGGCAAGTGGCAGCCCGCCAGCTCACCCCTGTCTTCCCTTGCAGTTCCAAATGACTTTCCACCTCTTCATCGCGGCCTTTGTGGGGGCTGCTGCCACGCTGGTCTCACTGGTGAGTCGGtgctccccctgcccggccATTCTCCTCCGCCCAGCGAGGATTTGGGGGCAGAGGACGACAGAGGTGGTGGGCAAGGACGTGACCGAGCCCGTGCTCGTGTCGTTTTCCGGCACATAAGTGCAGACGGCGAGCTCAGGGGATAAGAAGGTagcaggagaggcagctgctggaagggggCCTGGAGGGGCTTTAGGAGGCTACCGGGGAGAGGTCCTGCTGCCGTGCACCAAGCCCTGTGCCTTCCCTGACCGTCCCCTCTCTGCGCACCACAAATGGCACTGCGGCGTCCCAGCGTGCGGCAGGGCCACGGGGCTTTCCCCCAGCACGCTGGCCGGGCACTGGGACGAaggggtgctggtgctgggcgcTGGAGccaccttctcctccttcccctttctcatcctgctcctgcccGCAGCTCACCTTCATGATCGCCGCCACCTACAACTTCGCCGTCCTCAAGCTGATGGGCCGAGGCACCAAGTTCTAGGCTGCGAGGTGGAGCCCAGCTACCGAGCGCCCTTCTTTTCTCTAACCCCGAGGCTTTAACACTGCAGCCGCCCGACACCAGGTCTCCTGCGTTAACTCTGCCTTCGCCGCTgactcccctcctcttcctccctcgCATCCGTCGTGCTGAGCGTGACCAAGAAGGAGAGCTTCCCGCCAATGGACACCCCTTCGTGCACTTTTCTCTCTGCGCTCGTCATCGGTAACCGGTTCGCTCTAGGGCCAAGCCCTTCAAAACCAGCAAGAGAAGAGGAGGGACTCGCTCCAGTGTCCCTGGGATGAGCAAAAGCCTTCGTGCTCCTGGGAGGCAGAAATCCCTGTAGATTGCTCTAAGAGTAGCAAGAAAGAGGctagagagaaaaggaagttgGCCAAGTCTCGGTACCATTGCTAGAGACTCTCCTGGAGCTGACTGCCGGCACCTCTCATGGATGGAGGatgagaacaattttttttttcccctagtaAAGAAAGATGAATTTACCCCAaagtgcctgctgcagccaaggCAAAGGGCGTTTAGGGCAAGGATCTTCCCGCTGCGGAGAAGAGAGCGCTGACCCCGATGCTGATAAAGCCCGTGCCCCTAACCCAGCTGCCCCCATTAAGCCTGAAGGAGTTTGGTGTTCGTGGACAAAGGGGACTCTGAGCTTTACGCTCCAGCACCGCCGGGGCCCCCAGCatggggcagggcagcaggaggcggCAGGTACGTGGGAGGGGGGCTGCCCTGAGAGCGTAAGGCCAGAGCAGTCCCTTTTGTAGGACAGGACGCCCCTCCGGACTGCTCGTCTCCGTGTGTCTTGTCGCCTAACAGCCGCGCACGCCAAACTCGGCCGTTCCTTCACAATGGTGCTCTTCTCTCGGGGTGACGTCTGCTTCCGTAACGTTTGCTACGGCAAAGATCTCGATTTGTTTCCCACCTGTGCCAAACGCAACCCCCCCTCCTCCCGCCCCCCTCATTCCCCTCACATcttagcctttttttcctgcgAGTCAGGACAGCCGCCTTGTGTCTAGCCACGTCGGGAAGGACTGGCAGCCTCTCGCTTCCAGTCGAAACCCACgaagaagggcaggagggcGGCAGCtcggtgggcagggggctggaacacGGCCGCTCCCCGCACACCAGACCCCGCCGGCTTCCCCAGGGCAGGGCGCCGCGGGGCGAGGAGCGGGGCGAGAAGGCCGTTCCCAGGCAGCCCGAGGGAAGCCCTCCGTCCGGGTGGCGTGGGTCCATCCCTACCTGCCAAAACGCAGCTCCCAGTCCTCCCCGACGACCggtattttgttttgtccttcCCCCGCCTCGTGTTAACGCTACGCTTCGTGTTTATTTATCGGAGAAACGACTTTCAGCAGCAGACCGCAGCTCCACCTTGcatgggtttggttttttttttgggctgTGTTATTAACGTTTTTCTAAGTGCCGATTTCAGCAGGGGCAAGGATGAAGGGGCCGATCTGCTGAGCAGAGCGTTCGAAGGATCCTTGCTGCTGGATGCTGAAATAGGTTGGCCAGGCTACCAACGCACacgggctggggagggggagatgcCAGCTGGGGCCGCGGGGTGGGGAGAAACCAGTCAAGATCTGGGAATTCACTTCAACGCCATCTCTCTTGGGGGTTTGCtggtttgttcttttctttcgTATTGATTTAACAACAAATAACCAGACCCTCCTTCCCACCCTTGTCCCCAgaccccaaacacacacacacgcacacgtgcacacacacaaacacacaaaaagagcGTTAATCAACTGAA
Protein-coding regions in this window:
- the PLP1 gene encoding myelin proteolipid protein isoform X2, with protein sequence MGLLECCARCLIGAPFASLVATGLCFFGVALFCGCGHEALTGTEQLIETYFSKNYQDYEYLIDVIHAFQYVIYGTASFFFLYGALLLAEGFYTTGAVRQIFGDYKTTICGKGLSATFVGITYVLTIVWLLVFACSAVPVYIYFNTWTTCQSIANPSKTSASIGTLCADARMYGVLPWNAFPGKVCGSNLLSICKTSEFQMTFHLFIAAFVGAAATLVSLLTFMIAATYNFAVLKLMGRGTKF
- the PLP1 gene encoding myelin proteolipid protein isoform X1 — protein: MGLLECCARCLIGAPFASLVATGLCFFGVALFCGCGHEALTGTEQLIETYFSKNYQDYEYLIDVIHAFQYVIYGTASFFFLYGALLLAEGFYTTGAVRQIFGDYKTTICGKGLSATVTGGPKGRGARGPQRAHSLQRVCQCLGKWLGHPDKFVGITYVLTIVWLLVFACSAVPVYIYFNTWTTCQSIANPSKTSASIGTLCADARMYGVLPWNAFPGKVCGSNLLSICKTSEFQMTFHLFIAAFVGAAATLVSLLTFMIAATYNFAVLKLMGRGTKF